One Lucilia cuprina isolate Lc7/37 chromosome 4, ASM2204524v1, whole genome shotgun sequence DNA segment encodes these proteins:
- the LOC111680185 gene encoding SWI/SNF complex subunit SMARCC2 isoform X1, producing the protein MCTLAPKKDGSPNIEFYNSPESLQGFESIRLWLQKNCKKYLASSNEPITKESLAQLLIQFLQYVEAKLGKNSAEPPATRIPMRCFLDFKSGGGLCIIFSTMFRFRAEQRGKKFDFSVGKNPTRKDPNIQLLIDIEQALVEADLYRIPYIFIRPEVDKQLATRLREILATRRVEIVSDEEDATHIIYPVVDPHPDEYARPIFKRGNCVMMHWYYFPESYDTWTPNSLELPDNVPENPESPAERWRVSASWILDLEQYNEWMAEEDYEVDEFGKKKMHKQRLSIDDIMSGGIDDKKKAISGTPIAAKQKRRRSPSPSSSKSGKRKRSPAVLHKKSRNDEEDEDLTRDMDDPPAETNLQEVIKTTSLQSTASPAPASKSRADNDMMPIKGGTLTDLDDEMTGGSGTQALSACDGENSQTGKTSENSNTQEFSSSAKEDMEDNVTEQTHHIIVPSYSAWFDYNSIHVIEKRAMPEFFNSKNKSKTPEIYMAYRNFMIDTYRLNPTEYLTSTACRRNLAGDVCAIMRVHAFLEQWGLINYQIDAELRPTPMGPPPTSHFHILSDTPSGIQSLNPQKTQQPSAAKSLLDLDKKPSGGPSKEGKEDSLDKAPVGIKTEPVENGSAATASGQFGLKLDQYAKKPAAMKNRTAASMSREWTDQETLLLLEGLELHKDDWNKVCEHVGTRTQDECILHFLRLPIEDPYLEDDGGFLGPLGCQPIPFSKSGNPIMSTVAFLASVVDPRVAAAAAKAAMEEFAAIKDEVPAAIMESHLKNIEKATSSGKFNPSYGLVSSGIAGTTADKEDEDPNAATVGTVPHGSTDEEMRDLSKKDDKDLTKSPSKSKDESKDKDDKEKTEKETDNKKDENAGVMDVKDIKTEESSGNGAEGVSKEIDASKQVFNEANVQTAAAAALASAAVKAKHLAALEERKIKSLVALLVETQMKKLEIKLRHFEELETTMEREREGLEYQRQQLITERQQFHLEQLKAAEFRARQQAHHRLQQEQQWQGGAAGTATAAGTTVPAASGAAPSSGGTQSSTLPGAPSVGPQIGPSATMPGAPTAAPSTHVGTPGPNSASGPIAGGPPAGQSTTPMDTTPAVGAPQPALASEAPTATPGSGPSIPPSNPTVPIPTNVSVPPQPTPNIPPAPGGPTVATTSS; encoded by the exons atgtGTACCTTAGCTCCCAAGAAGGACGGCAGtccaaatattgaattttataactCGCCAGAGTCATTACAAGGTTTTGAATCCATACGTCTATGGTTacagaaaaattgtaaaaaa TATTTGGCCAGTAGTAATGAACCTATAACAAAAGAATCTCTGGCTCAGTTATTGATTCAGTTTCTCCAATATGTGGAAGCAAAACTTGGCAAAAATTCGGCTGAACCACCAGCAACGCGTATACCG ATGCGttgttttttggattttaaatcAGGCGGTGGATTGTGTATTATATTCTCTACCATGTTTCGCTTTCGCGCTGAACAGAGGGGCAAGAAATTTGATTTTTCCGTGGGAAAGAACCCAACTCGAAAAGATCCaaatatacaattattaatTGATATCGAGCAAGCTTTAGTGGAGGCAGACCTTTATCGTATTCCATACATTTTTATACGTCCTGAAGTAGATAAGCAATTGGCCACACGTTTGCGTGAAATATTGGCAACTCGACGAGTAGAAATAGTTTCGGATGAAGAGGATGCCACACATATTATATACCCTGTGGTTGATCCTCATCCCGATGAATATGCACGTCCCATTTTTAAGCGTGGCAATTGTGTGATGATGCACTGGTATTATTTTCCAGAATCGTATGATACATGGACACCAAATTCTTTAGAGTTACCCGATAATGTACCAGAAAATCCTGAATCTCCGGCTGAACGCTGGCGTGTATCTGCCTCATGGATTCTAGATCTCGAGCAGTACAATGAGTGGATGGCGGAAGAAGATTACGAAGTAGATGAGTTTGGAAAAAAGAAAATGCATAAGCAGCGTTTATCGATTGATGACATTATGTCGGGTGGTATAGACGACAAGAAGAAAGCAATTAGCGGTACTCCAATAGCTGCAAAGCAAAAGCGTAGACGATCTCCATCGCCGAGTTCTTCTAAATCGGGAAAACGTAAACGTTCCCCTGCTGTTCTACATAAAAAGTCACGCAATGATGAGGAGGATGAAGATTTAACACGTGACATGGACGATCCGCCAGCAGAAACTAATCTACAGGAGGTTATCAAAACCACTTCCTTACAATCCACTGCTAGTCCAGCACCTGCTAGCAAATCTAGAGCTGATAATGATATGATGCCAATTAaag GAGGTACTTTAACTGATTTGGATGATGAAATGACTGGTGGCAGCGGCACTCAAGCTTTGTCAGCATGTGATGGTGAAAATTCTCAAACTGGAAAAACCAGTGAGAATAGCAATACTCAGGAATTCTCATCATCAGCCAAAGAGGACATGGAAGATAATGTTACTGAACAGACACATCATATTATCGTGCCCTCTTATTCAGCTTGGTTTGATTATAATTCTATACATGTGATTGAAAAACGAGCAATGCCGGAGTTctttaattccaaaaataaatcaaagacGCCAGAGATTTATATGGCTTATAGAAACTTCATGATTGATACGTACCGTCTCAATCCTACCGAGTATTTAACCAGTACAGCCTGTAGACGTAATTTGGCTGGTGATGTTTGTGCGATTATGCGAGTCCATGCATTCCTCGAACAGTGGGGCTTGATTAATTATCAAATTGACGCAGAACTTCGTCCCACGCCCATGGGACCACCACCCACATCTCATTTCCATATTTTATCTGATACACCTTCTGGTATACAGTCATTAAATCCTCAGAAAACTCAACAGCCATCAGCTGCTAAATCTCTTCTCGACCTTGATAAAAAGCCATCGGGTGGACCAAGCAAGGAGGGTAAAGAAGATTCATTAGATAAGGCGCcagtgggtataaaaactgaaCCGGTTGAAAACGGAAGTGCAGCCACTGCTTCTGGACAGTTTGGTTTAAAACTCGATCAGTATGCTAAGAAACCAGCAGCAATGAAAAATCGCACTGCTGCTAGCATGTCTAGAGAGTGGACAGACCAGGAAACACTACTTTTATTGGAAGGCTTAGAATTACACAAAGACGATTGGAATAAAGTGTGTGAACATGTAGGTACACGCACCCAGGATGAGtgtattttacattttctacGACTACCAATTGAAGATCCCTACCTTGAAGACGATGGTGGATTTTTGGGTCCTTTAGGTTGTCAACCTATTCCATTCAGTAAATCAGGCAATCCCATCATGTCCACAGTAGCATTTTTAGCTTCCGTTGTAGATCCACGCGTAGCTGCAGCAGCGGCTAAAGCAGCAATGGAAGAATTTGCTGCAATTAAAGATGAAGTGCCAGCAGCAATTATGGAAAGTCATTTGAAGAACATAGAAAAAGCTACATCATCTGGCAAATTTAATCCATCTTACGGATTAGTTAGTAGCGGTATTGCCGGAACAACTGCTGACAAAGAAGATGAAGATCCTAATGCAGCAACAGTAGGTACCGTACCTCACGGATCGACTGATGAAGAAATGAGGGACTTGTCAAAGAAAGACG ATAAAGATCTTACCAAATCCCCCTCCAAATCCAAAGACGAATCTAAAGACAAAGATGACAAAGAAAAGACAGAAAAAGAAACTGATAATAAAAAAGATGAAA aTGCTGGTGTAATGGATGTCAAGGATATTAAAACCGAGGAATCAAGTGGAAATGGAGCTGAAGGTGTCTCAAAAGAAATTGATGCATCTAAACAAGTATTCAATGAGGCAAATGTTCAgactgctgctgctgccgccCTAGCATCAGCTGCGGTTAAAGCCAAACACTTGGCTGCTTTAGAAGAACGAAAAATTAAGTCATTGGTTGCTCTCCTAGTGGAGACTCAAATGAAAAAGCTTGAAATAAAATTGCGTCACTTCGAGGAATTAGAAACTACAATGGAACGTGAGCGAGAGGGTTTAGAATATCAAAGACAACAACTTATAACAGAGCGCCAACAATTCCATCTTGAACAATTGAAAGCAGCTGAATTTAGAGCCAGACAACAGGCTCACCATCGTCTCCAGCAGGAACAACAATGGCAAGGTGGCGCAGCAGGTACCGCAACTGCCGCAGGTACAACAGTTCCAGCTGCAAGTGGTGCCGCTCCTAGTTCAGGTGGGACTCAAAGTAGTACATTACCTGGGGCACCATCAGTTGGACCTCAAATAGGTCCAAGTGCTACTATGCCAGGAGCCCCTACTGCCGCTCCATCAACACATGTTGGAACACCAGGTCCTAATTCTGCCAGTGGTCCAATAGCTGGTGGTCCTCCTGCAGGGCAATCCACCACTCCCATGG ATACTACACCAGCAGTCGGTGCGCCTCAACCTGCATTAGCATCAGAAGCACCTACTGCAACACCAGGCTCAGGGCCATCTATACCACCTTCAAATCCCACAGTTCCAATACCCACAAATGTATCTGTCCCTCCTCAACCTACACCCAACATTCCACCGGCACCAGGAGGTCCAACGGTTGCTACCACATCATCTTAA
- the LOC111680185 gene encoding SWI/SNF complex subunit SMARCC2 isoform X3 produces the protein MCTLAPKKDGSPNIEFYNSPESLQGFESIRLWLQKNCKKYLASSNEPITKESLAQLLIQFLQYVEAKLGKNSAEPPATRIPMRCFLDFKSGGGLCIIFSTMFRFRAEQRGKKFDFSVGKNPTRKDPNIQLLIDIEQALVEADLYRIPYIFIRPEVDKQLATRLREILATRRVEIVSDEEDATHIIYPVVDPHPDEYARPIFKRGNCVMMHWYYFPESYDTWTPNSLELPDNVPENPESPAERWRVSASWILDLEQYNEWMAEEDYEVDEFGKKKMHKQRLSIDDIMSGGIDDKKKAISGTPIAAKQKRRRSPSPSSSKSGKRKRSPAVLHKKSRNDEEDEDLTRDMDDPPAETNLQEVIKTTSLQSTASPAPASKSRADNDMMPIKGGTLTDLDDEMTGGSGTQALSACDGENSQTGKTSENSNTQEFSSSAKEDMEDNVTEQTHHIIVPSYSAWFDYNSIHVIEKRAMPEFFNSKNKSKTPEIYMAYRNFMIDTYRLNPTEYLTSTACRRNLAGDVCAIMRVHAFLEQWGLINYQIDAELRPTPMGPPPTSHFHILSDTPSGIQSLNPQKTQQPSAAKSLLDLDKKPSGGPSKEGKEDSLDKAPVGIKTEPVENGSAATASGQFGLKLDQYAKKPAAMKNRTAASMSREWTDQETLLLLEGLELHKDDWNKVCEHVGTRTQDECILHFLRLPIEDPYLEDDGGFLGPLGCQPIPFSKSGNPIMSTVAFLASVVDPRVAAAAAKAAMEEFAAIKDEVPAAIMESHLKNIEKATSSGKFNPSYGLVSSGIAGTTADKEDEDPNAATVDAGVMDVKDIKTEESSGNGAEGVSKEIDASKQVFNEANVQTAAAAALASAAVKAKHLAALEERKIKSLVALLVETQMKKLEIKLRHFEELETTMEREREGLEYQRQQLITERQQFHLEQLKAAEFRARQQAHHRLQQEQQWQGGAAGTATAAGTTVPAASGAAPSSGGTQSSTLPGAPSVGPQIGPSATMPGAPTAAPSTHVGTPGPNSASGPIAGGPPAGQSTTPMDTTPAVGAPQPALASEAPTATPGSGPSIPPSNPTVPIPTNVSVPPQPTPNIPPAPGGPTVATTSS, from the exons atgtGTACCTTAGCTCCCAAGAAGGACGGCAGtccaaatattgaattttataactCGCCAGAGTCATTACAAGGTTTTGAATCCATACGTCTATGGTTacagaaaaattgtaaaaaa TATTTGGCCAGTAGTAATGAACCTATAACAAAAGAATCTCTGGCTCAGTTATTGATTCAGTTTCTCCAATATGTGGAAGCAAAACTTGGCAAAAATTCGGCTGAACCACCAGCAACGCGTATACCG ATGCGttgttttttggattttaaatcAGGCGGTGGATTGTGTATTATATTCTCTACCATGTTTCGCTTTCGCGCTGAACAGAGGGGCAAGAAATTTGATTTTTCCGTGGGAAAGAACCCAACTCGAAAAGATCCaaatatacaattattaatTGATATCGAGCAAGCTTTAGTGGAGGCAGACCTTTATCGTATTCCATACATTTTTATACGTCCTGAAGTAGATAAGCAATTGGCCACACGTTTGCGTGAAATATTGGCAACTCGACGAGTAGAAATAGTTTCGGATGAAGAGGATGCCACACATATTATATACCCTGTGGTTGATCCTCATCCCGATGAATATGCACGTCCCATTTTTAAGCGTGGCAATTGTGTGATGATGCACTGGTATTATTTTCCAGAATCGTATGATACATGGACACCAAATTCTTTAGAGTTACCCGATAATGTACCAGAAAATCCTGAATCTCCGGCTGAACGCTGGCGTGTATCTGCCTCATGGATTCTAGATCTCGAGCAGTACAATGAGTGGATGGCGGAAGAAGATTACGAAGTAGATGAGTTTGGAAAAAAGAAAATGCATAAGCAGCGTTTATCGATTGATGACATTATGTCGGGTGGTATAGACGACAAGAAGAAAGCAATTAGCGGTACTCCAATAGCTGCAAAGCAAAAGCGTAGACGATCTCCATCGCCGAGTTCTTCTAAATCGGGAAAACGTAAACGTTCCCCTGCTGTTCTACATAAAAAGTCACGCAATGATGAGGAGGATGAAGATTTAACACGTGACATGGACGATCCGCCAGCAGAAACTAATCTACAGGAGGTTATCAAAACCACTTCCTTACAATCCACTGCTAGTCCAGCACCTGCTAGCAAATCTAGAGCTGATAATGATATGATGCCAATTAaag GAGGTACTTTAACTGATTTGGATGATGAAATGACTGGTGGCAGCGGCACTCAAGCTTTGTCAGCATGTGATGGTGAAAATTCTCAAACTGGAAAAACCAGTGAGAATAGCAATACTCAGGAATTCTCATCATCAGCCAAAGAGGACATGGAAGATAATGTTACTGAACAGACACATCATATTATCGTGCCCTCTTATTCAGCTTGGTTTGATTATAATTCTATACATGTGATTGAAAAACGAGCAATGCCGGAGTTctttaattccaaaaataaatcaaagacGCCAGAGATTTATATGGCTTATAGAAACTTCATGATTGATACGTACCGTCTCAATCCTACCGAGTATTTAACCAGTACAGCCTGTAGACGTAATTTGGCTGGTGATGTTTGTGCGATTATGCGAGTCCATGCATTCCTCGAACAGTGGGGCTTGATTAATTATCAAATTGACGCAGAACTTCGTCCCACGCCCATGGGACCACCACCCACATCTCATTTCCATATTTTATCTGATACACCTTCTGGTATACAGTCATTAAATCCTCAGAAAACTCAACAGCCATCAGCTGCTAAATCTCTTCTCGACCTTGATAAAAAGCCATCGGGTGGACCAAGCAAGGAGGGTAAAGAAGATTCATTAGATAAGGCGCcagtgggtataaaaactgaaCCGGTTGAAAACGGAAGTGCAGCCACTGCTTCTGGACAGTTTGGTTTAAAACTCGATCAGTATGCTAAGAAACCAGCAGCAATGAAAAATCGCACTGCTGCTAGCATGTCTAGAGAGTGGACAGACCAGGAAACACTACTTTTATTGGAAGGCTTAGAATTACACAAAGACGATTGGAATAAAGTGTGTGAACATGTAGGTACACGCACCCAGGATGAGtgtattttacattttctacGACTACCAATTGAAGATCCCTACCTTGAAGACGATGGTGGATTTTTGGGTCCTTTAGGTTGTCAACCTATTCCATTCAGTAAATCAGGCAATCCCATCATGTCCACAGTAGCATTTTTAGCTTCCGTTGTAGATCCACGCGTAGCTGCAGCAGCGGCTAAAGCAGCAATGGAAGAATTTGCTGCAATTAAAGATGAAGTGCCAGCAGCAATTATGGAAAGTCATTTGAAGAACATAGAAAAAGCTACATCATCTGGCAAATTTAATCCATCTTACGGATTAGTTAGTAGCGGTATTGCCGGAACAACTGCTGACAAAGAAGATGAAGATCCTAATGCAGCAACAGTAG aTGCTGGTGTAATGGATGTCAAGGATATTAAAACCGAGGAATCAAGTGGAAATGGAGCTGAAGGTGTCTCAAAAGAAATTGATGCATCTAAACAAGTATTCAATGAGGCAAATGTTCAgactgctgctgctgccgccCTAGCATCAGCTGCGGTTAAAGCCAAACACTTGGCTGCTTTAGAAGAACGAAAAATTAAGTCATTGGTTGCTCTCCTAGTGGAGACTCAAATGAAAAAGCTTGAAATAAAATTGCGTCACTTCGAGGAATTAGAAACTACAATGGAACGTGAGCGAGAGGGTTTAGAATATCAAAGACAACAACTTATAACAGAGCGCCAACAATTCCATCTTGAACAATTGAAAGCAGCTGAATTTAGAGCCAGACAACAGGCTCACCATCGTCTCCAGCAGGAACAACAATGGCAAGGTGGCGCAGCAGGTACCGCAACTGCCGCAGGTACAACAGTTCCAGCTGCAAGTGGTGCCGCTCCTAGTTCAGGTGGGACTCAAAGTAGTACATTACCTGGGGCACCATCAGTTGGACCTCAAATAGGTCCAAGTGCTACTATGCCAGGAGCCCCTACTGCCGCTCCATCAACACATGTTGGAACACCAGGTCCTAATTCTGCCAGTGGTCCAATAGCTGGTGGTCCTCCTGCAGGGCAATCCACCACTCCCATGG ATACTACACCAGCAGTCGGTGCGCCTCAACCTGCATTAGCATCAGAAGCACCTACTGCAACACCAGGCTCAGGGCCATCTATACCACCTTCAAATCCCACAGTTCCAATACCCACAAATGTATCTGTCCCTCCTCAACCTACACCCAACATTCCACCGGCACCAGGAGGTCCAACGGTTGCTACCACATCATCTTAA
- the LOC111680185 gene encoding SWI/SNF complex subunit SMARCC2 isoform X2, which produces MCTLAPKKDGSPNIEFYNSPESLQGFESIRLWLQKNCKKYLASSNEPITKESLAQLLIQFLQYVEAKLGKNSAEPPATRIPMRCFLDFKSGGGLCIIFSTMFRFRAEQRGKKFDFSVGKNPTRKDPNIQLLIDIEQALVEADLYRIPYIFIRPEVDKQLATRLREILATRRVEIVSDEEDATHIIYPVVDPHPDEYARPIFKRGNCVMMHWYYFPESYDTWTPNSLELPDNVPENPESPAERWRVSASWILDLEQYNEWMAEEDYEVDEFGKKKMHKQRLSIDDIMSGGIDDKKKAISGTPIAAKQKRRRSPSPSSSKSGKRKRSPAVLHKKSRNDEEDEDLTRDMDDPPAETNLQEVIKTTSLQSTASPAPASKSRADNDMMPIKGGTLTDLDDEMTGGSGTQALSACDGENSQTGKTSENSNTQEFSSSAKEDMEDNVTEQTHHIIVPSYSAWFDYNSIHVIEKRAMPEFFNSKNKSKTPEIYMAYRNFMIDTYRLNPTEYLTSTACRRNLAGDVCAIMRVHAFLEQWGLINYQIDAELRPTPMGPPPTSHFHILSDTPSGIQSLNPQKTQQPSAAKSLLDLDKKPSGGPSKEGKEDSLDKAPVGIKTEPVENGSAATASGQFGLKLDQYAKKPAAMKNRTAASMSREWTDQETLLLLEGLELHKDDWNKVCEHVGTRTQDECILHFLRLPIEDPYLEDDGGFLGPLGCQPIPFSKSGNPIMSTVAFLASVVDPRVAAAAAKAAMEEFAAIKDEVPAAIMESHLKNIEKATSSGKFNPSYGLVSSGIAGTTADKEDEDPNAATVGTVPHGSTDEEMRDLSKKDDAGVMDVKDIKTEESSGNGAEGVSKEIDASKQVFNEANVQTAAAAALASAAVKAKHLAALEERKIKSLVALLVETQMKKLEIKLRHFEELETTMEREREGLEYQRQQLITERQQFHLEQLKAAEFRARQQAHHRLQQEQQWQGGAAGTATAAGTTVPAASGAAPSSGGTQSSTLPGAPSVGPQIGPSATMPGAPTAAPSTHVGTPGPNSASGPIAGGPPAGQSTTPMDTTPAVGAPQPALASEAPTATPGSGPSIPPSNPTVPIPTNVSVPPQPTPNIPPAPGGPTVATTSS; this is translated from the exons atgtGTACCTTAGCTCCCAAGAAGGACGGCAGtccaaatattgaattttataactCGCCAGAGTCATTACAAGGTTTTGAATCCATACGTCTATGGTTacagaaaaattgtaaaaaa TATTTGGCCAGTAGTAATGAACCTATAACAAAAGAATCTCTGGCTCAGTTATTGATTCAGTTTCTCCAATATGTGGAAGCAAAACTTGGCAAAAATTCGGCTGAACCACCAGCAACGCGTATACCG ATGCGttgttttttggattttaaatcAGGCGGTGGATTGTGTATTATATTCTCTACCATGTTTCGCTTTCGCGCTGAACAGAGGGGCAAGAAATTTGATTTTTCCGTGGGAAAGAACCCAACTCGAAAAGATCCaaatatacaattattaatTGATATCGAGCAAGCTTTAGTGGAGGCAGACCTTTATCGTATTCCATACATTTTTATACGTCCTGAAGTAGATAAGCAATTGGCCACACGTTTGCGTGAAATATTGGCAACTCGACGAGTAGAAATAGTTTCGGATGAAGAGGATGCCACACATATTATATACCCTGTGGTTGATCCTCATCCCGATGAATATGCACGTCCCATTTTTAAGCGTGGCAATTGTGTGATGATGCACTGGTATTATTTTCCAGAATCGTATGATACATGGACACCAAATTCTTTAGAGTTACCCGATAATGTACCAGAAAATCCTGAATCTCCGGCTGAACGCTGGCGTGTATCTGCCTCATGGATTCTAGATCTCGAGCAGTACAATGAGTGGATGGCGGAAGAAGATTACGAAGTAGATGAGTTTGGAAAAAAGAAAATGCATAAGCAGCGTTTATCGATTGATGACATTATGTCGGGTGGTATAGACGACAAGAAGAAAGCAATTAGCGGTACTCCAATAGCTGCAAAGCAAAAGCGTAGACGATCTCCATCGCCGAGTTCTTCTAAATCGGGAAAACGTAAACGTTCCCCTGCTGTTCTACATAAAAAGTCACGCAATGATGAGGAGGATGAAGATTTAACACGTGACATGGACGATCCGCCAGCAGAAACTAATCTACAGGAGGTTATCAAAACCACTTCCTTACAATCCACTGCTAGTCCAGCACCTGCTAGCAAATCTAGAGCTGATAATGATATGATGCCAATTAaag GAGGTACTTTAACTGATTTGGATGATGAAATGACTGGTGGCAGCGGCACTCAAGCTTTGTCAGCATGTGATGGTGAAAATTCTCAAACTGGAAAAACCAGTGAGAATAGCAATACTCAGGAATTCTCATCATCAGCCAAAGAGGACATGGAAGATAATGTTACTGAACAGACACATCATATTATCGTGCCCTCTTATTCAGCTTGGTTTGATTATAATTCTATACATGTGATTGAAAAACGAGCAATGCCGGAGTTctttaattccaaaaataaatcaaagacGCCAGAGATTTATATGGCTTATAGAAACTTCATGATTGATACGTACCGTCTCAATCCTACCGAGTATTTAACCAGTACAGCCTGTAGACGTAATTTGGCTGGTGATGTTTGTGCGATTATGCGAGTCCATGCATTCCTCGAACAGTGGGGCTTGATTAATTATCAAATTGACGCAGAACTTCGTCCCACGCCCATGGGACCACCACCCACATCTCATTTCCATATTTTATCTGATACACCTTCTGGTATACAGTCATTAAATCCTCAGAAAACTCAACAGCCATCAGCTGCTAAATCTCTTCTCGACCTTGATAAAAAGCCATCGGGTGGACCAAGCAAGGAGGGTAAAGAAGATTCATTAGATAAGGCGCcagtgggtataaaaactgaaCCGGTTGAAAACGGAAGTGCAGCCACTGCTTCTGGACAGTTTGGTTTAAAACTCGATCAGTATGCTAAGAAACCAGCAGCAATGAAAAATCGCACTGCTGCTAGCATGTCTAGAGAGTGGACAGACCAGGAAACACTACTTTTATTGGAAGGCTTAGAATTACACAAAGACGATTGGAATAAAGTGTGTGAACATGTAGGTACACGCACCCAGGATGAGtgtattttacattttctacGACTACCAATTGAAGATCCCTACCTTGAAGACGATGGTGGATTTTTGGGTCCTTTAGGTTGTCAACCTATTCCATTCAGTAAATCAGGCAATCCCATCATGTCCACAGTAGCATTTTTAGCTTCCGTTGTAGATCCACGCGTAGCTGCAGCAGCGGCTAAAGCAGCAATGGAAGAATTTGCTGCAATTAAAGATGAAGTGCCAGCAGCAATTATGGAAAGTCATTTGAAGAACATAGAAAAAGCTACATCATCTGGCAAATTTAATCCATCTTACGGATTAGTTAGTAGCGGTATTGCCGGAACAACTGCTGACAAAGAAGATGAAGATCCTAATGCAGCAACAGTAGGTACCGTACCTCACGGATCGACTGATGAAGAAATGAGGGACTTGTCAAAGAAAGACG aTGCTGGTGTAATGGATGTCAAGGATATTAAAACCGAGGAATCAAGTGGAAATGGAGCTGAAGGTGTCTCAAAAGAAATTGATGCATCTAAACAAGTATTCAATGAGGCAAATGTTCAgactgctgctgctgccgccCTAGCATCAGCTGCGGTTAAAGCCAAACACTTGGCTGCTTTAGAAGAACGAAAAATTAAGTCATTGGTTGCTCTCCTAGTGGAGACTCAAATGAAAAAGCTTGAAATAAAATTGCGTCACTTCGAGGAATTAGAAACTACAATGGAACGTGAGCGAGAGGGTTTAGAATATCAAAGACAACAACTTATAACAGAGCGCCAACAATTCCATCTTGAACAATTGAAAGCAGCTGAATTTAGAGCCAGACAACAGGCTCACCATCGTCTCCAGCAGGAACAACAATGGCAAGGTGGCGCAGCAGGTACCGCAACTGCCGCAGGTACAACAGTTCCAGCTGCAAGTGGTGCCGCTCCTAGTTCAGGTGGGACTCAAAGTAGTACATTACCTGGGGCACCATCAGTTGGACCTCAAATAGGTCCAAGTGCTACTATGCCAGGAGCCCCTACTGCCGCTCCATCAACACATGTTGGAACACCAGGTCCTAATTCTGCCAGTGGTCCAATAGCTGGTGGTCCTCCTGCAGGGCAATCCACCACTCCCATGG ATACTACACCAGCAGTCGGTGCGCCTCAACCTGCATTAGCATCAGAAGCACCTACTGCAACACCAGGCTCAGGGCCATCTATACCACCTTCAAATCCCACAGTTCCAATACCCACAAATGTATCTGTCCCTCCTCAACCTACACCCAACATTCCACCGGCACCAGGAGGTCCAACGGTTGCTACCACATCATCTTAA